CGTCCAGAGCGCCCATCAGGAGTTCGTGGAGGCCCTTCTGTTCTTCGCATACATGACCGGCGGGGAGTTCCCCTCCCCCGATGAACTCGGGGTTCCACACGCCGATTACGCCCTTGGAGTCGGCGACTTCATCGGCGAACTGAGGAGGCACTTTCTGATACTCCTGCTGGATGGAAAGGTCGGGGAGGCCGGGGAGGTGTACGCCTTCATGGAGGAGGTTTACAACGCCCTCATGACGCTGGAGTATCCCAAGGGCCTCGTGAACATCCGCCAGAAGCAGGATGCGGCAAGGCACGTGCTTGAGAGAACTCTGGAGGACCTTACGAGGGCGAAGCTCAGCAGAAGGCTCGAGGAAAGGCTTGAAGCCCTGTCGGGGATGGTCGATGAGGAAGCCAAGCAGTCCAGTGATCCGTGAGGAGAGGCTCGAGAGGATAGCCAGAATACAGCTGAAGCTCGCCCGGAGGATAGTGGAGAGGCCGTTAAAACCTGAGGAGGTTCACACGGTAGGCGCGGTGGACGTTTCCTATGGCAGTAGAGCGAGGGCATCCTTCGTCCTCTGCTCCTACCCGGACTGCAGGCCGGTTAAGACGAGGGTTGTGGAGACCGAGATTCCCTTCGCCTAC
The window above is part of the Thermococcus sp. P6 genome. Proteins encoded here:
- a CDS encoding haloacid dehalogenase, with product MKLEEIVDEIREVLDEKEELREEALKLTREIVRLSGSVVKALHRGELKEAEEKLNSARERVELLKERLKNHPDLYFTGYVQSAHQEFVEALLFFAYMTGGEFPSPDELGVPHADYALGVGDFIGELRRHFLILLLDGKVGEAGEVYAFMEEVYNALMTLEYPKGLVNIRQKQDAARHVLERTLEDLTRAKLSRRLEERLEALSGMVDEEAKQSSDP